aacaaaataataagAATACAATAATAAACACTTGCACCCTTTCTGGCTCTGACTTAACTGataactactttattgaggaaacgtgtacttactatgcctgtgatatgtggttgtcaaatcaaatcaccgaatacaacatgtgtagaccttactgtgaaacgcttacttacatacaagcccttaaccaacaatgcagttttaagaaaaataccttaaaaaagtaagaaaaaaagtaacataattaaagagcagcagtaaaataacaatagtgaggctatataaagggggtaccagtacagtatatacagttgaagtcggaagtttacatacacctttgccaaatacatttatactcagtttttcacaattcctgacatttaatcctagtaaaaattcccagtcttaggtcagttaggatcaccactcttAGGGATCGCGTACCGCTAGCGGGACACTTTGACAACATCCAGAGAAATTGGAgcgcaccaaattcaaattacaaaatgtcagaataatagtagagagaattatttaattgagcttttatttctttcatcacatttccagcaggtcagaagtttacatacactcaattagtatttcgtagcattgtctttaaattgtttaacttgggtcaaatgtttcgggtagccttccacaaccttcccacaataagttgggtgaattttggcccattcctcctgacagagctggtgtaactgagtcaggtttgtagacctccttgctcacacacgccttttcagttctgcccacacattttctatgggattgaggtcagagctttgtgatggccactccaataccttgtccttaagccattttgccacaactttgtaagtatgcttggggttattgtccatttggaagacccaattgcgaccaagctttgttgcttcaatatatccacataattttcattcctcgtgatgccatctattttgtgaagtgcaccagtccctcctgcagcaaagcaccctcacaacataatgctgctacctccgtgcttcacggttggaatggtgttcttctacttgcaagcatccccctttttcctccaaacataacaatggttattatggccaaacaattatatatatttttcaccagaccagagaacatttctccaaaaagtataatctttgtccccatgtgcagttgcaaaccgcagtctggcttttttttatgccggttttggagcagtggcttcttccttgctgagctgcctttcaggttatgtcgatataggacttgttttactgtggataaatatacttttgtacctgtttcatccagcatcttcacaaggtcctttgctgttgttctgggattgatttgcacttttcacaccgtagtacattcatctctaggagacagaacgcatctccttcctgagcggtatgatggctgcgtggtcccacggtgtttatacttgcttactattgtttgtacagatgaacgtggtaccttcaggcatttggaaattgcttttaaggatgaaccagacttgtggcagtctacaatttttttctgaggccttggctgatttcttttgattctcCCATACAATCATTAAAAGCATTGTTGTAAAATAACGTTTTTTTTCTTACGATTCATCAATTTCTAGTTCAGATTTGGCTGCTAAGACTTTTGCCATATTTCTTTGAGAAAATGCCTCACCCAGttcatcatcaatccatggagattGACGAACCCCAACTGTACTCTTTCTTACTGGTGCATGATGGTCCATTACCTCAGTGagcaaatcaataaaacattctGTAGCGTGATTTAAATCATCCTCTAGATAAATCAGCGCCCAGTGTACAGCAGCCATATCATTTTGAAATAGCTCatgattaaatgttttaaaatgtatattgaCCACAATCCTAGGGGGTTTATTTGGAACCATGGTGTTCATGGTTATGGTCACAATCTTATGGTCTGTCCAGCCCACTGGCATTGATTTGGCTTTTAAGCATTGCAATGGTATATTACAGAAGATCAGATCAATGCATGTGTCTGAATGATGAGCCAACTTAGTTGATGATCTGGTAGTGTCATTAACCATTTGTTTCAAACCACAGTTCTCTGCAAATCTCATCAATTTAGTTCTATTATGATCCTTCCAATTTATATTAAAATCACCCAAGATAAATCCTTCTCTGTTACTATCTGTGGCCTGGTCAAACCCAGTGCATAAGTCATCCATATAGGACACCTTAGAGCTAGGAGGTCTATAAACACATCCTACCAAAATTACATTAACTACTTCAGTTGGCTGATTTCACCAAAACGTGAATGTAATATAACCTATTCTAGGAGCCTATTGTTTGTGTATGACCTTTAATAATTGTTCACTTCTTTGTCAACAATGTCAGGTACAAGTAGGGTTGACTGGGGCCTTCAGTAAGTAAGGCACAGGGGGTAAGAAGGCACAGGGGGTAAGAAATCATTTTTACATTACAGATATAAAATCCAACTGTGACCATGGTAAAGTTAACTACATTACTTTAGTTGGCTGCTTTGAGTAAAATGAGTATGTAATACATTGTATTCTGAGAGCCTAGTGTGTGAACTATGTGGAATATTTTTGGACACTTCCCTGAAAACAGGTACTAACAGGAGGTGCAATATGAGTCTGTCAGGTCGTCACTCTGAATGGCAATGGAGGCTTTGGTAGTCCACACAACGAAGAAGCAGGTGTTCCTTCCAGTAATGTGGAGCTGACTTTGGACCTGGTGCCAGTGGGGATGGTCTTCCCGGAGGCGATAAGACCCTACCTCCTTGATATAGAAATCCTTCAATTTGACTGCCTCATCAATGGTaaggtaggccgtcactgtaaatgagaacgtgttctttaactgacttgcctagttaaattaaggttaaataatacatttaaaaaaataagttccCTTGCACCATATGGACACTTGACCTCCACCACTGCTATGGTGCCCACCAGGCCATCCGGTGAGGCACTACCTTTTCATTATATGTGCCCCACTTTACAGACAACACCCCCATCCAACGACTGTGATCTGAGGACCCTTTTTAGCAGAGACGGAGTAATGAACTTGGCCCTAACCACTGCTCTATAACTGCTGGCTGTCAACCTCCCTCTCTTCATGGTGTGCCAGTTGGGGTTGATGCACTGTCCTACTGTTGCTTGCCGTATAGCCTCCTGCTGCTCCACCGACAGCGCCATGCCAGCCAGGATGCCTGCATTCCCCAGGTGTCCTTGTTTTTTAACAATGTCCAGTGATGACAGGGAAGGTAGTGGTTGTTCTGGCTCAGGTTCAGGAGCCCTGTCATTCAACTGAACCTGCCCTGGAGATGGTTCCTTAGTCACTGAAGATCCTCCTGTGTGGGCACTCGGGATATAGCGTTGTAGTCTTCGTCTTTGAAGATTTGTCTCTGGTCATGAAACTACAATACAGTCTTGATGTCTTAACAGTCAATTCTGAATATCAATAGATTTTTAGATTCATTCTCATCAAtgacaacattctagaactgagTTATAAATCATCTAAGTCTGATATTCAGGATAATCTGGTTAATGATTATATCATTAAGTGGCTCTTGTAGAATGACAGCTTTATAGAACACACTGTATTTACAAGATGCTCAAACTTAACTTAATAGCTTCACTCACCGACACAGGATAAACTTTATCCCTCATGCTGGCCCTGACCAAACTGGTAAATTGCCCCTCACTATAGGTGCACTTTCGCCATGTTCAGACTATAGTGGTCTTTTCCCCTTTTAATACACTTATGCTCATCCTTAAATGCCATAAAGTCTGAAATAAACAAGTCGACACACTGTACAAACAATTATCTAGGCTAAGTATTAAATTATGTTTTGATCTATTGCTCTACTAGAAAAACGATGTCCCGAGTTTCTGACTTCGAATTCCGAATTGGATGACCGTTAAACATTGTTTTTCCCTGTCGGGAActcgtttttattttatttttttaattcacagttgttttgaatgcactTAAATCAGTAGTCCCTGATGGCTGTGGTAACTATTGACGACACCAGCACTAGGCTATAACGTACACTTTatgattttaattttttttttttaaccgtaatttaaggttaggcatacggttagcagtgtggttagggtaaggtttaaaATCCGATTTTAAGAAAAATTGTAGAAAGGGTGGCTGTGGTGACGACCTGGGGCTAGGGCAACCAATCTGTATCCCTAATCCCCACACAACTTCCGGATAATACAGTGACGCAATCATCTGAAACTAAAAGTGGAATTTAACTTGGCAACTTGAGTAAATAGGTGGCGTCCTACATAGCTAGGTAGATAACTCTACCCACGACACAGAGGATTTGTTTGATGAAAGCAAGGAGGTAGTCAATTGTATTTGTATGTTGATATAGCTAgctatgtaacgttagctaaaccAATAGCACATTCTTCTATCTAGCTTTAGCATACATGTTTTGCTAAACTAGCTAGCCACTGGATCTATCTGCTGCGTCAGTCTATTTGGTGACGTTACTAACGTCGCTGGAGAAATGTTGAGTAACAGTTCTCTGAACATTTCACTATTGTAACCTAATTCAACTTACGGAACTATCGATTGTCATATGTTTGGATTCATTATCACATGCTAATTTACAGGCAAGGGGGTCGGCTACTTTCGTCACCTCACTCTACATCCTGAAACAATGGCTAGCGCTGCCCCTCCACCAGCAGCTGCCTCGACTGCCACTGAGAACCCCATCCCCGGCGCAAGCAGCTCGACAGCGGGGGAGGGTGGTAACCAGGACAGCACATTCGAATGCAACATCTGCCTGGACACCTCCAAGGATGCAGTGATCAGTCTGTGTGGGCATCTCTTTTGGTAAGCACCCTCTTGTCTTGACAATGTTCTGTATTTGAGATTGAGGGACATTAATCCTTATTATCTGGTCGCCTGTACTCGGTAAAGGGTCTCGTTCACAATTAAATAGAGTAATTTAATGTATCTCTGTGGTCTTATTTCACATGTCATGTTAGTTGTATATGGGGAAATGTTATTGATGCCATGTTTAGCTTTTGTAGTGCAATCCTCAGATGTCAGGATGAATGATGAGATGAGATACTATGACTTGACTGTCATCTAATTATTCTATCCCCCATCCCTTACCTTCCCTGTCCCCTTGCACATCTAGTTGGCCCTGCTTACATCAGGTAAGGCAGGTGATACCGAATTTATTTTACACAACCACTGTCATGATCAGCTGTCACTTGACCCTATCCCAAGGGATACTTTACTGCTTCTCTGAATGTATCATGTGATCTTAACCAGGGAGGTCTGAATTCCCCCCCATGTTTATGCAGTGGTTGGAGACCAGACCTAACAGACAAGTGTGTCCAGTATGCAAAGCAGGCATCAGTCGAGAGAAAGTCATCCCACTATATGGCAGGGGAAGTACGGGCCAACAGGACCCAAGGTGGGTTGATGCACTCAATAAATGAAAGCAAGACGCACAGTTTTCATACATTCCTCAGTTATCTACTCTGAATTCCACATCCCAAACTACAGCTGTAAACAACTAATCTCTCATTGTTATAGGGAGCGAACACCTCCTCGACCACAAGGACAGAGGCCAGAGCCTGAAAATCGTGGTGTAAGTTTTCAGACTGTAATTAATTTTGCAAGAATGTGAGCAAAGTTCAATCCAGTTTGTTCTACTGTGTACCACCTGTTTGCAATGTTGACTGCTGTATTGCACTACCCATTCATGATGAAACTATTACATGGTATTGTGTAGTTGCTGTAGTGCAAACCTGCCCATAGCCTAATTCATTAGCAGAATTACCTTTTCTACTGGGACCTATTAAGCTCTATCTGATGAGTAAGAGAGAAAGGCTCTTTATTTGACCCCTTGAGAATGACAACACGGCACTAACGATTGCATCACCTCTCCCTCAACACCTGTTAAATCAAGGTTTTTTTGTACATATTGAATAGTAATGTTATAACCCTATCAATGCAATGTTACTGTAAAGTTCTCTTTCTTCCCATTACAGGGATTTCAGGGTTTTGGTTTTGGAGATGGAGGATTCCAGATGTCTTTTGGCATTGGTGCCTTTCCATTTGGCATTTTTGCTACAGCTTTTAACATCAATGATGGAAGACCACCCCCAGGTACTTTAGTTCTGCAGGTTGCGCATTGTGTATTGTAACAATGTTTGATCAAAATGTGATTATTGTAAATGGCCCCCTCTACCTTGAAAAGCAGTTGTTCACCTGTTAAAGTAATCTCTCTCAACGTGTGTCCCCCCCTGCCCCGCCCCCACACACATAGCTGCCCCTGGAACCCCTCAGCACATGGATGAACAGTTCCTGTCTCGACTCTTTCTATTTGTTGCTCTGGTGATCATGTTTTGGCTGCTAATCGCATAAATGTCTGAGCAGCCAGGACCAAGGCTCAAGTTGGACAGTTGTTTGCAGATACTTGTTTGATTTTTGTGCTTTTCCACATTTAAGTATTGTCCTTTAGACTTGACAAGCTATTGATTTAATTTCAGTAATCAATATCACTACTGTTTGATTACACCTGTACTATGAATCCTACAGAAgtctgaaatagttttttttgttcGAACAATGGCCCTGCCTCTCATTTCCATCAAGGTTATTGTGTTTTTATTAGACATTTTAAGTGTACCAGGTTGGCAATATAGAACCAGATACTAAAAGAAAGATGGTAAATGTAAGCTACCAGATGTATCCTCTGTGCTTCTATTGATATAGATTACAAGTGGTATGTCCTGTTTCTAAACTAAATATGATATATAAATTCAGGAAGAGGCGTATCATTGGTGATACTTTAAAAATGACACAACAATTGCCTTTTGAGTACCACTACCAGTATGAAGCCATATAAACAATACAGTGGTGCATTTTTATGTGTGGTGTTAGCAGGGGAATAGTCGTGAAGAGCCGTATTGGTATGGTTTTAAGTTATTTAATGACATACTATACCAGTATGTCCTCAGTTGCGCTAGGAGCGATTTGGTAAGACTATTTCTTATGTTTCAGAAAATAAGTGAATAAATTATCTTAAGGTTACAATATTTGAAGGATGAAAGTTGAGACAATTTTAAAGGAGTTATTTTTTGTTGAATGATACTGTCATTGTCTGCCACTTGTAAGACTATTATTTAGTCTGAAAAATGTAGAATTCTAATGC
The DNA window shown above is from Oncorhynchus tshawytscha isolate Ot180627B linkage group LG20, Otsh_v2.0, whole genome shotgun sequence and carries:
- the rnf185 gene encoding E3 ubiquitin-protein ligase RNF185 — protein: MASAAPPPAAASTATENPIPGASSSTAGEGGNQDSTFECNICLDTSKDAVISLCGHLFCWPCLHQWLETRPNRQVCPVCKAGISREKVIPLYGRGSTGQQDPRERTPPRPQGQRPEPENRGGFQGFGFGDGGFQMSFGIGAFPFGIFATAFNINDGRPPPAAPGTPQHMDEQFLSRLFLFVALVIMFWLLIA